Part of the Cohnella candidum genome, CCCGTTGATTTCGGCCATCGTCACGCTCATGACCAGAACCCCTCGTGAACGGCGACCACTTCCGCCTCCACCTCCGGAAACGGGCCGATGACCACGATCGGCTTGCGGCCGCTGGCGAATACGTTGCGGCAAGAAAGATCGAGAGTCAGGTTTTGCTCATCGTCCCCCGTCAGCTCGGCCAGGCGTTTTTCGGAAATGCCGTAAACGACCCTTCCCACGTGTCCCCAATAGATCGATCCGGCACACATCGCGCAGGGCTCTGCCGTCGTGTACAGCGTGCAGCGCCACAGCTTCTCCTTCGGATAAAGCCTGGATGCAGCCGCCATTAATGTCGTTTCGGCATGCCCCGTGCAGTTCCGTTCCGTGATTTCTACGTTGCCTTGCTCCAGCAGCACTGTCCCGTCCTCATCGACCAGAATGCTTCCGAACGGCGTGTTGCCGGATTCCCTCGCCCGCCTCGATACCTCGACGCAGCGAAGCAAATAATCGACATGCCTCTCCTTCTTGTTCGATTCCATCGCTTTACCTCCCCAGCTCGATCGCCCGGCGGACGGCCCGCTTGATACCGCCGTAGCCGGTACACCGGCACAGATTGCCGGACAGCGCTTCTTCGATTTCTTCTTCCGTCGGTTCCGGATTCCGGTCCAGCAGCGCCTTCGTCGACAACACCATGCCCGGCGTGCAGTACCCGCACTGGAAGCCGCCTTCTTCGAGAAACGCCCGCTGGACGGGATGCAGTTCCTCGCCCTCGCCTGCCGACAAGCCTTCGATCGTCGTAATCGCCTTGCCCTGCACTTGGTAAGCCATCGTCAAGCAGGCGTTCACCGGTTCCCCGTCCGCCAGCACCATGCAGGCGCCGCAGCGGCCGATTTCGCAGGAGCGTTTGGTGCCGGTGAGGCCCAGATGGTCGCGGATGACCTGGAGCAAACGCAAGGAGGGAGGCGCTTCGACTTCATAATCCGTACCGTTCACCTGCAGGGTCAACCGATTCACGGCGGGTTTCGATTCCATCGTTTTATCGATCATGCTGCGGCACCGCCTTTCTCGCGAATGGGGGAATCCGCTGAAGCTCGCCCGGATCGATCGGCAGTTTGGCGACCCAGACGCCGACCGCGTCATGAACGGCTGAAGCGATGGCAGGGGCCAGCCCGACCGTCCCGATCTCGCCGATGCCTCTCGGGCCGTAAGCGTCGTCCTCGGGCAGGTCTTCGATCGGTTGGACCGTCACGTTGCCGGCATGTTCGGAAAGCGTCGGAATCAAATACGTGTCGAAATTGTTCGTCAAGTAACGGCCGCCGGCCATCAGCGCCTCCTCGGTCAACGTCCAGCCGAGCGCCATGCTGCTTCCGCCCTCGAGCTGCCCAAGGTAACCTTGCGGGTTCATGACCGGCCCGGCCGCGACCGCGTGGAA contains:
- a CDS encoding nucleoside deaminase, which encodes MESNKKERHVDYLLRCVEVSRRARESGNTPFGSILVDEDGTVLLEQGNVEITERNCTGHAETTLMAAASRLYPKEKLWRCTLYTTAEPCAMCAGSIYWGHVGRVVYGISEKRLAELTGDDEQNLTLDLSCRNVFASGRKPIVVIGPFPEVEAEVVAVHEGFWS
- a CDS encoding (2Fe-2S)-binding protein, translated to MIDKTMESKPAVNRLTLQVNGTDYEVEAPPSLRLLQVIRDHLGLTGTKRSCEIGRCGACMVLADGEPVNACLTMAYQVQGKAITTIEGLSAGEGEELHPVQRAFLEEGGFQCGYCTPGMVLSTKALLDRNPEPTEEEIEEALSGNLCRCTGYGGIKRAVRRAIELGR